The genomic segment AACAGTATCATACGCATTCTGTATTACGGAATCTTCAGATTTGTTCTCATCCATCACAAACCCGAACCTTACGAGATGTTTTCCCTTTGGTGCAAGAGATGAGTCGAAATTACTTATCGGCATTCCTCAGTATGGGGTGTCTTTGAACCATATCTCAGAACCCATATAGTTGAACACGTCCATCTTCCTGTCAAGACCTAACCTGATGGTCAGGTTCTTGGTCTGGACAATTCCGCCAAGATAGTTAACATAAGATCTTGGCAAGTCTTCAACAATATCAGGCAGGTTCTTTGCAAAACCTGTATAGATCACAAGATCGGCATAGTAAGCCTGGTCCGCTTCTACACCTATGACCTTCCCCTCATTTGTGAGGATGTGTTTTACCTCACACTGAGTCTGTGTAGCTCAACCGTTTCCGGAAGTGAGAAGAGAACAGCATTTAACACCGATTTGAGCCCTTTACGCGGATACCCTTGAGCTTGGGCAGTATCACTATTAATTATAAACCTACTGATCGATGCAAACGGGTTTGGAATAGTGCTTTTGATCTGAATTGATGATTCCAATATCCCCGACAATCTTAACCCCAATGATGGATAAAGATTGGAGCCTAATACGGAATGAAGAATAGATTCAGTATGTTGCGGCATTTCTTTCAGTCCCACCCCACTTTTAAAATGCTCCTGTGTAACACTGTCGTGTATGAAACTACTGCCGGTCAGCATCCTGTGAACAGATGTCTCTTTCATAGATTTCCCAGATAGGAAATATGATATTGCATTGACAAGATCATATGTATCCTTTGACAGGGTGCGCAGCAGTGAATCATACACCGATTGTTTAGAGAGGTCTGTACCAAAAGTTGATAGTGTAAGAGCTTTTGTGGTTGCCTGTGACACTATCCCAGCATTGCTGCAAAAACTGAAACAAATAGTACTATAAAAACACGGTGTATAGGGACTTCTTCCATTATTTCATCTTCACTTATTTCGGGAGTATGCATGCTCTCCATTCGGCTTCAGCAAAATGCTTGAAAATTGAAATAACCTCTTTTCCATTTGACCATATAGCAGTTAAATCCTCTTTTCCATTTTCATCTCTGATAATGGCAATTAAAACCTCGCTATCATCTATTACCACTATTCCACCATTTATAGGGGTAGTTTTTATTTTACTGCTATATGTTCTAATCTCAGCACCAGGGAGTTCATTTGCAATTATGCTGGCATCTTTATGTGTATTGCCTGTAATTTTTACCGTCACACCCTTTTTTAAGCTATTCTGAATTGCCTGTTTCACTTTGTTAAGAATTGGATAGGTCTCTATAATCTTGTGAAAAGAAGGATAGGAGGCTGCAAAAATAATCTCGGATTTGGCATTTTCTATCATTTTTATCATCCGCTCATTGACGTTTTTTACGCCATTGATGGTCCAGACAATCTCTTCTTTTAAATCTGCTTCATAGGTCCTGTAAATATTATCCATCATTTCAAGGGCTTTCTGGCTTTCGGCTTCATAGTCATCTTTAAGTTTTTCAAATGCTCTTGCAGGTGATACAGCCCTGAATTTCATGGGTTTGGTGTGCTGGACCTCAATGATCCCCTTCTCATTGAGCTTTGTCAGCACACCATATACTGCAGACCTGGGTATTCCGGACAGGACATGGATGTCTGCAGCAGTCCCACTGCCGACTTTCGTTATTGCAGCCATCGCTTTAGCTTCATAATCGGTCATACCCAGTTTCCGAAGAGTTTCAATTAGATCATTCATTAAACCACTATTTGTCCCATATGTCATTATGTTGTTATTTTTTTCCGTTTAATATACAAATATGTCGGTGCCCCTATAATTCCAAGAACTATCAATATTAAAACAACCGGGCTCTCTTTTACCTTATCGCTAAAAGGGACTGCCGGTTTAACATTAACATTAGCCTTCAAAGCTTTCGAATACTGGATATCTCCGTGTTCATCCTCATATTTGATTTCATTATTTATTGCATAACTTTTTGCGGTTGCTGTTTCATCTACATTGATCTTGTATAGTGCAGTCCTTGTCTCGCCTGGTGTCATATCTCCAAGGTATGCCTGATCATCAGTCGTACTGAACGGGTCCACTGTGCTGATTCTTGCAATCGCATCATAAGCTGTAACATCCCCCACATTCTTATATGTTACTTTCAACATCCCGCTTTCACCTGCTGTCAGATCTGAGGCAGTTTCTGTTACCTCAAAGAATGGTTGCTCTTCAATTTCGATAGTAAGTATTGCAGTCTCGTTTCCTTCTACATTCCAGAAATAGGTCTCACCATAGGGAGCTGACACTGCTGAATCTTTCTGGTAAGTATATGTGATATCAAGACGAAGCTCATAGATACCTGCCCTGGCATTATCATATATCCGGATCGGGAAGGTAAGTGGATCTTTTGTGGACTTCCCTTCCTGAAGCGAGTCTATCAGTACAGTATTTATTTTTATTTCCAGAGGTGTATCCGCATTCACCAATGACAGTTTTCCTGTCATGGATTTTGCGGTTGTAACCTGACGGTCTAAACTCAGTTCCTTTGTTGCAAGACCCATTACAAGTTCTGAACCGTAATTAGCAATATCATTTTTCAGGTGGTCATCATCTGCTTCAAAGCCATAGGTTTCACCGTCATTGAGCAGTGTAATAAAAAGGGTACCTTCGTCTCCCCGTTTGAATGTATTGTCACCTGATATTACAGCAGTTATATGTGGCTGGCCGAACACGTTGTAATAATCATCACTGATCTCATAGACATTATATTCATCCAGTACCGCTGATGTACTAAAAATATTATTGCACAACAGCAGAGCAGTTATTATTGCGAGTAGTACGTTTCTTGATCTCATTTATTCATCTTCCTTTTTATTAATAATTTTATTTATTTTTTAAATTTTAATTGTTGAGGAGTTTTTTCTGACATTCTTTTTCGACCTCCAGATGTCAAGTTGCACCATAATAGGAGGGAGGACTATGAGAGTACTCAGTAGTGAAAATCCAACAGCTATGACGGTAACCACACCGAAATCGCTTAGCATTGGAAAAGGCGTTACAATGAGGGCTGAAAATCCTAATATTACCGTAAAACCAGAGGCGATTATTGCCTGTCC from the Methanosarcinales archaeon genome contains:
- a CDS encoding TrmB family transcriptional regulator, giving the protein MTYGTNSGLMNDLIETLRKLGMTDYEAKAMAAITKVGSGTAADIHVLSGIPRSAVYGVLTKLNEKGIIEVQHTKPMKFRAVSPARAFEKLKDDYEAESQKALEMMDNIYRTYEADLKEEIVWTINGVKNVNERMIKMIENAKSEIIFAASYPSFHKIIETYPILNKVKQAIQNSLKKGVTVKITGNTHKDASIIANELPGAEIRTYSSKIKTTPINGGIVVIDDSEVLIAIIRDENGKEDLTAIWSNGKEVISIFKHFAEAEWRACILPK